The Brenneria rubrifaciens genome has a window encoding:
- a CDS encoding efflux RND transporter permease subunit, which produces MAKFFIDRPIFAWVLAIMVMLAGLLAIVKLPIAQYPTIAPPAIEITATYPGADASTLQDSVTQVIEQNMNGIDNLMYMSSSSDSSGTVQITLTFDAGTDADIAQVQVQNKLQLAMPLLPQEVQQQGVNVQKSSSSFLMVIGFISEDGKLTQQDIADYVAANIKDPISRISGVGDAQLFGAQYAMRIWLDPNKLNNYQLTTGDVTSAITVQNNQIAAGQLGGAPPVPGQQLNASIIAQTRLNSPEEFAKILLKVNPDGSQVRLKDVARVELGAESYDLIARFNGQPASGIGIKLATGANALDTATAVKAELTQLEEFFPDGMKVVYPYDTTPFVKISINEVVKTLVEAIVLVFLVMYLFLQNFRATLIPTIAVPVVLLGTFAILSAFGYSINTLTMFAMVLAIGLLVDDAIVVVENVERVMEEEGLSPKEATKRSMEQIQGALVGIALVLSAVFVPMAFTGGSTGAIYRQFSITIVSAMVLSVLVALILTPALCATLLKPIAKGGHGNKTGFFGWFNNLFEKSTSHYTDSIANILRSTGRYLVIYLLIVVGLAFLFLRLPSSFLPEEDQGVLLNIVQLPAGASQENTQKVLDTMTRYYMENEKNNVKSVFTVAGFGFAGRGQNAGLAFASLSDWSERSGSENKVTAIAQRANAAFSKIKEGIVIAANVPAIVELGTATGFDFQLIDQANLGHEKLTEARNQLLGMAAQRPDMLVQVRPNGMEDSPQFRLDIDQEKAEALGVSLSNINATLATALGGSYVNDFIDRGRVKKVYVQADAPFRMLPDDIKNWYIRGSNGQMVPFSAFTQSHWEYGSPRLERYNGQPSMQIQGEAAPGKSTGEAMALMEEFVTKLPQGIGYEWTGMSYQERLSGNQAPAIYAISLIVVFLCLAALYESWSIPFSVMLVVPLGIIGALIAANMRGLENDVYFKVGLLTTIGLSAKNAILIVEFAKDLMEKEGKGLVEATLDSVRMRLRPILMTSLAFILGVLPLVISSGAGSGAQNAVGTGVMGGMITATVLAIFFVPVFFVVIRRRFGKKNDDSEQPQKIEHH; this is translated from the coding sequence CTGATGTATATGTCATCAAGCAGTGACTCATCGGGTACGGTGCAAATTACGCTGACCTTTGATGCCGGCACCGATGCTGATATCGCACAGGTTCAGGTCCAGAACAAATTGCAACTGGCAATGCCGTTGCTGCCACAGGAAGTTCAGCAACAAGGGGTTAACGTACAGAAATCCAGCAGCAGCTTCCTGATGGTTATCGGTTTCATCAGCGAAGACGGTAAGTTGACCCAGCAGGATATCGCTGACTACGTCGCGGCCAACATTAAAGATCCGATCAGTCGTATCTCCGGTGTCGGTGACGCGCAGCTGTTCGGTGCGCAGTATGCGATGCGTATCTGGCTTGATCCTAACAAACTGAATAACTATCAGTTGACAACAGGTGACGTCACCTCAGCAATTACTGTACAGAACAATCAGATAGCGGCGGGACAGTTGGGGGGGGCTCCACCCGTACCCGGTCAACAGTTGAACGCGTCGATCATTGCGCAAACACGTCTTAATTCACCGGAAGAATTTGCCAAGATCCTTTTGAAAGTTAATCCAGACGGATCGCAGGTTCGCCTGAAGGATGTGGCGCGAGTCGAACTTGGTGCCGAAAGCTATGATCTGATTGCGCGTTTCAACGGCCAGCCGGCATCAGGTATCGGGATTAAACTGGCAACCGGTGCAAACGCGTTGGATACAGCGACAGCGGTAAAAGCCGAGCTAACCCAATTAGAGGAATTCTTCCCTGACGGGATGAAAGTAGTTTATCCGTATGATACGACGCCGTTTGTAAAAATTTCCATTAATGAAGTGGTTAAAACGCTGGTGGAAGCCATCGTACTGGTGTTCCTGGTTATGTACCTGTTCTTGCAGAACTTTCGTGCCACGCTGATCCCAACGATTGCCGTGCCCGTCGTTTTGTTGGGTACATTCGCCATTCTTTCTGCTTTTGGTTATTCCATTAATACATTGACCATGTTTGCGATGGTTCTGGCGATCGGGCTTCTGGTGGATGACGCCATCGTCGTGGTGGAAAACGTCGAGCGCGTTATGGAGGAGGAAGGCTTATCCCCCAAAGAAGCGACGAAACGCTCAATGGAACAGATTCAGGGCGCCCTAGTGGGTATCGCGCTGGTTCTGTCCGCGGTATTCGTGCCGATGGCGTTTACGGGCGGTTCTACCGGTGCTATCTACCGGCAGTTCTCTATCACCATTGTTTCCGCAATGGTTTTGTCCGTACTGGTGGCATTGATTTTAACACCAGCGCTTTGTGCAACATTGTTGAAACCTATCGCTAAGGGCGGTCATGGTAATAAAACAGGCTTTTTCGGCTGGTTTAACAATCTTTTCGAAAAGAGCACAAGTCACTATACCGATAGCATTGCGAATATTCTGCGCAGCACAGGCCGCTATCTCGTTATCTATCTACTGATCGTCGTGGGTCTGGCGTTCCTGTTCCTTCGTTTGCCAAGCTCCTTTCTGCCAGAGGAGGATCAGGGGGTTCTGCTGAACATTGTGCAGTTGCCTGCCGGCGCCTCGCAGGAAAACACCCAGAAAGTCTTGGATACAATGACCCGGTACTATATGGAGAATGAAAAAAACAACGTCAAATCAGTATTTACCGTTGCTGGTTTCGGTTTTGCCGGTCGCGGCCAGAACGCAGGGCTGGCATTCGCCAGCTTAAGTGACTGGAGTGAGCGTAGTGGTAGTGAAAATAAAGTTACCGCTATCGCCCAACGAGCAAACGCCGCGTTCAGCAAAATTAAAGAAGGCATCGTGATCGCCGCCAACGTTCCTGCGATTGTCGAACTGGGTACGGCTACCGGCTTTGACTTCCAGCTTATTGATCAGGCTAACCTGGGACACGAAAAATTGACCGAGGCCCGTAACCAGCTCTTGGGTATGGCGGCTCAGCGTCCTGACATGTTGGTTCAGGTTCGCCCTAACGGGATGGAAGATTCACCACAATTCCGTCTCGATATCGATCAGGAAAAAGCAGAGGCGCTTGGGGTTTCCTTGTCGAATATTAATGCGACATTGGCGACAGCGCTTGGTGGCAGTTACGTGAATGACTTTATCGACCGCGGACGCGTGAAAAAAGTATACGTTCAGGCGGATGCGCCCTTCCGTATGCTCCCGGATGATATCAAAAACTGGTATATCCGCGGCAGTAACGGCCAGATGGTGCCCTTCTCGGCGTTTACACAAAGTCATTGGGAATACGGTTCGCCACGTCTTGAACGTTACAACGGACAGCCTTCCATGCAAATTCAGGGGGAAGCCGCACCAGGAAAGAGTACTGGTGAAGCCATGGCGTTAATGGAGGAGTTTGTGACCAAATTGCCGCAGGGCATCGGTTACGAATGGACGGGGATGTCCTATCAGGAACGGTTGTCTGGTAACCAGGCGCCCGCTATCTATGCCATTTCGTTGATTGTGGTTTTCCTGTGTCTGGCTGCGCTTTATGAAAGTTGGTCTATCCCATTCTCCGTCATGCTGGTTGTACCGCTGGGTATTATCGGCGCGCTAATCGCCGCCAATATGCGGGGTCTCGAAAACGACGTCTACTTTAAGGTGGGTCTGCTGACAACCATTGGGTTATCCGCGAAGAACGCCATACTGATAGTCGAGTTCGCCAAGGACCTGATGGAGAAAGAAGGCAAAGGCCTGGTTGAAGCCACACTGGATTCGGTCCGTATGCGTTTACGACCAATCCTGATGACATCGCTTGCCTTTATTCTCGGTGTACTACCGCTGGTTATCAGTTCAGGTGCCGGTTCAGGCGCGCAGAACGCGGTTGGTACAGGCGTGATGGGTGGGATGATCACCGCTACCGTCCTGGCAATCTTCTTCGTTCCGGTATTCTTTGTAGTGATACGTCGCCGTTTCGGAAAAAAGAATGACGACTCAGAACAACCGCAGAAGATAGAGCATCATTAA